A genomic window from Castor canadensis chromosome 18, mCasCan1.hap1v2, whole genome shotgun sequence includes:
- the Gltp gene encoding glycolipid transfer protein, with the protein MALLAEHLLKPLPADKQIETGPFLEAVSHLPPFFDCLGSPVFTPIKADISGNITKIKAVYDTNPVKFRTLQNILEVEKEMYGGEWPRVGATLALMWLKRGLRFIQVFLQSICDGERDENHPNLIRVNATKAYEMALKKYHGWIVQKIFQAALYAAPYKSDFLKALSKGQNVTEEECLEKIRLFLLNYTATIDVIYEMYTKMNAELNYKV; encoded by the exons ATGGCTCTGCTGGCCGAGCACCTCCTGAAGCCGCTGCCCGCGGATAAGCAGATCGAGACCGGGCCCTTCCTGGAGGCGGTGTCCCACCTGCCGCCCTTCTTTG ATTGCCTTGGCTCCCCAGTGTTTACACCCATCAAGGCAGACATAAGTGGCAACATCACG AAAATCAAAGCCGTGTATGACACCAACCCGGTCAAGTTCCGGACCCTGCAGAACATTCTGGAGGTGGAGAAGGAAATGTACGGAGGAGAATGGCCCAGAGTAGGAGCTACACTGGCACTGATGTGGCTGAAAAG AGGCCTGCGCTTCATCCAGGTCTTCCTCCAGAGCATCTGTGATGGAGAGCGGGATGAGAACCACCCCAACCTCATCCGTGTCAATGCCACCAAGGCCTACGAGATGGCCCTCAAGAAGTACCATGGCTGGATCGTGCAGAAGATATTCCAG GCAGCACTATATGCAGCGCCCTACAAGTCTGACTTCCTGAAAGCGCTCTCCAAAGGGCAGAACGTAACGGAGGAGGAGTGCCTGGAGAAGATCCGCCTCTTCCTACTCAACTACACTGCCACCATCGATGTCATCTATGAGATGTACACCAAGATGAACGCTGAGCTCAACTACAAGGTGTAG